The following coding sequences are from one Cervus canadensis isolate Bull #8, Minnesota chromosome 4, ASM1932006v1, whole genome shotgun sequence window:
- the LOC122439443 gene encoding neurogenin-1 — translation MPATLETCLSDLDCASSSSSSTSDLSGFLTDEEDCARLQQPASASGPPVTVRRGAPGIPGASDTPRAPDDEQERRRRRGRARVRSEALLHSLRRSRRVKANDRERNRMHNLNAALDALRSVLPSFPDDSKLTKIETLRFAYNYIWALAETLRLADQALPGGAARERLLPPQCAPCLPGPPSPASDAESWASGAAASPCAAAASPLSDPSSPAASEDFTYGPGDPLFSFPGLPKDLLHTTPCFIPYH, via the coding sequence ATGCCAGCCACTCTAGAGACCTGCCTCTCGGACCTCGACTGcgctagcagcagcagcagcagcactagcGACCTGTCCGGCTTCCTCACCGACGAGGAGGACTGTGCCAGGCTCCAACAGCCCGCGTCCGCCTCGGGGCCGCCCGTGACGGTCCGCAGGGGCGCACCCGGGATTCCCGGGGCGTCCGACACTCCTCGAGCGCCGGATGATGAGCAGGAGCGGCGGCGCCGCAGGGGCCGCGCCCGGGTACGCTCCGAGGCGCTGCTGCACTCGCTGCGCAGGAGCCGACGCGTCAAGGCCAACGACCGCGAGCGAAACCGCATGCACAACCTGAACGCGGCGCTGGATGCGCTGCGCAGCGTGCTGCCCTCCTTCCCCGACGACAGCAAGCTCACCAAGATCGAGACGCTGCGCTTCGCCTACAACTACATCTGGGCTCTGGCGGAGACTCTGCGCCTGGCGGACCAGGCGCTGCCCGGGGGCGCTGCCCGCGAGCGCCTCCTGCCGCCACAGTGTGCACCCTGCCTCCCCGGGCCCCCGAGTCCTGCCAGCGACGCTGAGTCCTGGGCCTCCGGTGCCGCCGCCTCCCCCTGCGCCGCTGCCGCCTCGCCACTCTCTGACCCCAGTAGCCCCGCCGCATCCGAAGACTTCACCTATGGCCCCGGCGaccctcttttctccttccccgGCCTGCCCAAAGACTTGCTCCACACGACGCCCTGTTTCATCCCTTACCACTAA